In the Ensifer adhaerens genome, one interval contains:
- a CDS encoding acyl-CoA dehydrogenase, translating into MAGKTQFQWDDPFLLDDQLTEDERMIRDTARAYAQDRLQPRVIDAYREESTDPEIFREMGELGLLGVTVSETYGGVGASYVAYGLVAREVERVDSGYRSMMSVQSSLVIYPIYAYGSEEQKQKYLPKLISGEWIGCFGLTEPDAGSDPAGMKTRAIKTESGYRLVGSKMWISNAPIADVFVVWAKSEAHGGAIRGFVLEKGMKGLSAPKIAGKLSLRASITGEIVMDNVEVGEEALLPNVEGLKGPFGCLNRARYGISWGALGAAEFCWHAARQYGLDRKQFNRPLAQTQLFQKKLADMQTEITLGLQGSLRVGRLMDEGRMAPEMISIVKRNNCGKALDIARMARDMHGGNGISEEYQVMRHMVNLETVNTYEGTHDVHALILGRAQTGLQAFF; encoded by the coding sequence ATGGCCGGCAAGACGCAATTTCAATGGGATGATCCGTTCCTACTCGACGATCAGTTGACCGAGGACGAGCGCATGATCCGCGACACCGCGCGGGCCTATGCGCAGGACCGGCTGCAGCCGCGCGTCATCGACGCCTACCGCGAAGAATCGACCGATCCCGAGATCTTCCGCGAAATGGGCGAACTCGGTTTGCTCGGCGTGACCGTCTCGGAAACCTATGGCGGCGTTGGCGCCTCCTACGTCGCCTACGGTCTGGTTGCCCGCGAAGTCGAGCGCGTCGATTCGGGTTACCGCTCGATGATGAGCGTGCAGTCGTCGCTGGTGATCTACCCAATCTACGCCTATGGCTCCGAGGAGCAGAAGCAGAAGTACCTGCCGAAGCTCATCAGCGGCGAATGGATCGGCTGCTTCGGCCTGACCGAGCCGGACGCGGGTTCCGACCCGGCCGGCATGAAGACCCGTGCGATCAAGACCGAGAGCGGCTATCGCCTCGTCGGCTCGAAGATGTGGATCTCCAATGCACCGATCGCCGATGTCTTCGTTGTCTGGGCGAAGTCGGAAGCGCACGGCGGCGCTATCCGTGGCTTCGTTCTCGAAAAGGGCATGAAGGGCCTCTCTGCGCCGAAGATCGCCGGCAAGCTGTCGCTGCGCGCGTCGATCACCGGCGAAATCGTCATGGACAATGTCGAGGTCGGCGAAGAAGCGCTGCTGCCGAATGTGGAAGGCCTCAAGGGTCCGTTCGGCTGCCTCAACCGTGCCCGTTACGGCATTTCCTGGGGCGCACTCGGTGCTGCCGAGTTCTGCTGGCACGCGGCGCGCCAATATGGTCTCGACCGCAAGCAGTTCAACCGGCCACTGGCGCAGACGCAGCTCTTCCAGAAGAAGCTTGCCGACATGCAGACGGAAATCACGCTCGGCCTGCAGGGGTCGCTGCGCGTCGGCCGCCTAATGGACGAAGGCCGCATGGCCCCGGAAATGATCTCGATCGTCAAGCGCAACAATTGCGGCAAGGCGCTCGATATCGCCCGCATGGCCCGCGATATGCACGGCGGCAACGGCATCTCCGAGGAATACCAGGTCATGCGTCACATGGTGAACCTCGAGACCGTCAACACCTACGAGGGCACGCACGACGTCCATGCGCTGATCCTCGGCCGCGCCCAGACCGGCCTTCAGGCCTTCTTCTGA
- a CDS encoding LysR family transcriptional regulator, which translates to MANDRLERFAHNLDWNLLRTFVVLVEEGSITAAANRLLLQQPAVSMALKRLEQTVGQKLIDRRPGRFNLTDAGARLHAQCRDIFAAVIRLPNVLETAGEEITGHLNIHSVSHAHNPAWDHKLESFFRLHPKVTLSVTVATTVDVLSAVERNIATMGLCDGNIPDWLHKRFHVRERYALYCGRSHPLFGVEGIDFNDLRGNPYIAFIADVLGGQHMNSVTAVRAVGSFGQQVRAVSCNVEEVMRLIMFNVGIGMLPDHLTAPAVAGGQLWQLPPYADLPTTDVFRIWNPNAILNPAEAAFLAHVADTEPLDHCLDESP; encoded by the coding sequence ATGGCCAATGACCGCCTCGAACGCTTCGCCCACAATCTCGACTGGAATCTGCTGCGCACCTTCGTCGTGCTTGTCGAGGAAGGCAGCATCACTGCCGCCGCAAACCGGCTGCTCCTGCAGCAGCCTGCCGTCAGCATGGCACTGAAACGGCTAGAACAGACCGTCGGTCAGAAGCTCATCGACCGGCGTCCCGGGCGCTTCAACCTGACGGACGCAGGCGCCCGCCTGCATGCCCAGTGCCGCGACATCTTCGCAGCCGTCATCCGGCTGCCGAATGTCCTTGAAACCGCCGGTGAAGAGATCACCGGCCACCTCAACATCCACTCCGTCAGCCACGCCCACAACCCCGCCTGGGACCACAAGCTCGAAAGCTTCTTCCGTCTGCACCCGAAGGTGACTCTTTCTGTCACGGTCGCAACGACGGTCGACGTGCTGAGCGCGGTGGAGCGAAACATCGCAACCATGGGCCTTTGCGACGGTAACATCCCTGACTGGCTCCACAAACGTTTCCACGTCCGCGAGCGCTATGCCCTTTATTGCGGCCGCAGCCACCCACTGTTCGGGGTCGAGGGCATCGACTTCAACGATCTCAGAGGCAATCCCTATATCGCCTTCATCGCCGATGTGCTGGGTGGACAGCACATGAACTCTGTGACCGCGGTGCGTGCAGTCGGGTCCTTCGGCCAACAGGTCCGCGCCGTCTCCTGCAATGTCGAGGAGGTCATGCGGCTGATCATGTTCAATGTCGGTATTGGCATGCTTCCAGATCACCTGACGGCGCCGGCCGTCGCAGGAGGTCAGCTTTGGCAGCTGCCGCCCTATGCCGATCTGCCCACGACCGATGTCTTCCGCATCTGGAACCCGAACGCGATCCTCAATCCGGCCGAGGCTGCGTTCCTTGCCCATGTCGCCGATACGGAACCGCTCGACCACTGCCTTGATGAGAGCCCGTGA
- a CDS encoding GntR family transcriptional regulator translates to MDEPLRDTRTLVIQLRDRIADLIRDEGLNPGDKLPTEAQLTQRFKISRPALREALKLLEQDSIIYVEHGRGRFVSAMSAVQVDRPITVFESVTDMARHYGYATANKVLSVAEETPDAATAEQLRLQPGERVIRLERLRLHKDEPILYCVDFIPRSIIPLRLYDIDWTGSLLDLLDQHRSRPRMSAAIVAAVLLPDDVVERNDLRDFGPALLIRETCFNAAGVPVVYALDYHRGSHFSFSLARK, encoded by the coding sequence TTGGACGAACCCCTTCGTGATACGCGCACACTGGTCATTCAGCTTCGCGACCGCATCGCTGATCTGATTCGCGACGAAGGGCTCAATCCCGGCGACAAACTGCCAACCGAGGCGCAGTTGACGCAGCGCTTCAAGATCTCGCGTCCCGCACTGCGCGAGGCGCTGAAGCTGCTCGAACAGGACAGCATCATTTATGTCGAGCACGGGCGGGGACGCTTTGTCTCGGCCATGTCGGCCGTTCAGGTCGATCGGCCCATCACCGTCTTCGAAAGCGTCACGGACATGGCCCGGCATTATGGCTACGCCACGGCCAACAAGGTTCTCTCCGTGGCAGAGGAAACGCCCGACGCCGCCACGGCTGAGCAATTGCGGCTCCAGCCGGGGGAGCGGGTTATCCGCCTCGAACGGCTGAGGCTGCACAAGGACGAGCCGATCCTCTATTGCGTCGATTTTATTCCGCGCAGCATCATCCCGTTGCGTCTTTACGATATCGATTGGACAGGTTCATTGCTCGACCTGCTGGACCAGCACCGGAGCAGGCCCAGGATGTCGGCGGCGATCGTCGCCGCCGTCCTGCTTCCCGATGATGTGGTGGAGCGCAACGATCTACGCGATTTCGGCCCGGCACTGCTGATCCGCGAGACCTGTTTCAATGCCGCTGGCGTGCCCGTGGTCTACGCGCTCGACTATCACCGCGGCAGCCATTTTTCCTTCAGCCTGGCGCGGAAGTGA
- a CDS encoding NAD(P)/FAD-dependent oxidoreductase, whose product MRDYDVAIIGGGIAGLSLAYFLAPHRSVVVIEREGGLGYHSTGRSAAEFVLRYNAPEVCGLAAISKSFFDNPPEGFSEVALLKQRGGVMIANAEKADRFEEVFIEESRANAEIRRLTVDEVIARVPILRRDYVAAAYYDPHFWDIEVENLVQGYVRGARRHGAAIIERSDVLAPRRDGDRWVLTTSAGDISAKTIVNAAGGWADPVAELFGVTPVGIVPHRRTAITVDLPDGIDALTLPEINEIDENFYMKPEGGRLLASPADATPCEPTDVQPEEIDVAWAAHYIEEATTVPVRRIFKSWAGMRSFSPDKLPVIGFARDRPDFFWLAGQGGYGILTSPALGALAANLVIGAATPESFGAVGLDASKFSPARLEK is encoded by the coding sequence ATGCGGGACTACGATGTGGCGATCATTGGCGGCGGGATCGCCGGCCTGTCACTCGCCTATTTCCTGGCGCCACATCGCTCCGTCGTGGTGATCGAGCGGGAAGGTGGGCTCGGCTATCACAGCACCGGCCGCTCGGCAGCAGAGTTCGTGCTGCGCTACAACGCACCCGAGGTCTGCGGGCTTGCCGCCATCTCGAAGTCCTTCTTCGACAATCCGCCTGAGGGGTTTTCCGAGGTAGCGCTGCTCAAGCAGCGCGGTGGCGTCATGATTGCCAACGCCGAGAAGGCTGACCGCTTCGAAGAGGTGTTCATTGAAGAGAGTCGCGCCAACGCCGAAATTCGGCGTCTGACGGTCGACGAAGTCATTGCACGGGTACCGATTCTCCGGCGCGACTATGTTGCCGCCGCCTACTACGATCCGCATTTCTGGGACATCGAGGTGGAAAACCTGGTCCAAGGTTACGTCCGGGGCGCCCGCCGCCACGGTGCGGCGATCATCGAGCGCTCCGACGTGCTGGCTCCGCGACGCGACGGCGACCGCTGGGTACTCACGACCAGTGCCGGCGATATCAGCGCCAAGACGATCGTCAATGCCGCCGGCGGCTGGGCAGATCCGGTAGCGGAACTCTTCGGCGTCACGCCCGTCGGCATCGTTCCGCACCGCCGCACGGCGATCACCGTCGACCTGCCCGACGGCATCGACGCGCTCACCTTGCCGGAGATCAACGAGATCGACGAAAACTTCTACATGAAGCCCGAGGGCGGGCGGCTGCTCGCTTCGCCGGCCGACGCAACCCCTTGCGAGCCGACCGACGTCCAGCCGGAGGAGATCGACGTCGCCTGGGCAGCCCACTACATCGAAGAGGCAACCACCGTGCCGGTTCGCCGCATCTTCAAGAGCTGGGCCGGCATGCGCAGCTTCTCACCCGACAAGTTGCCGGTCATCGGCTTTGCCCGCGACCGGCCGGATTTCTTCTGGCTCGCCGGCCAGGGCGGCTACGGTATCCTCACCTCCCCCGCCCTTGGCGCGCTCGCCGCAAACCTCGTGATCGGTGCCGCAACGCCGGAAAGCTTCGGCGCGGTGGGCCTCGATGCCTCGAAGTTCAGCCCGGCGCGCCTGGAGAAGTAA